AAGCGATTTCACGAATTCCTTTTGCCGTTGCATTTGCGACTCGCTCAATTTCTTGCCCGCGTCCTTCCGCTTCGTTGATGCGTTTCATTTTTTCACCTTCCGAACGCGCAATCGCTTCTTGTTTATCGCCTTCTGCGCGATTTATTTTTGCTTGCTTATCCCCTTCCGATTCTGCAATCAACGCGCGTTTTTCTCGTTCTGCTCGCATTTGTTTTTCCATTGCATCACGAATACTCGACGGCGGAACAATGTTTTTTATTTCATAACGCGTTACTTTTAATCCCCACGGAACCGATGCGTGGTCAACTGCCGTTACGACTTCTGCATTGATTTTTTCGCGCTCCTCAAATGTTTTGTCAAGTTCGATTTTTCCGATGAGACTTCGCAACGTTGTTTGCGCAAGTTGAATCGAAGCAAAAGCATAATTGCTGATTCCATACGATGCCTTCACCGGGTCAATGATTTGAAAATACAAAATACCGTCCACTTCCACTTGAATGTTATCTTTCGTAATACATCCTTGCGGAGGAACGTCAATTGCAACTTCCTTCAACGAATGTTTATACGCAACTTTATCAACAAACGGAATGAGGATGTGAAAACCCGCATCGAATGTTTCGTGATACTTGCCCAATCGTTCTATAATGAAAATGGTTTTTTGCGGAACCACGCGTCCCGATTTCATCACAACGATAAATGCAAGAAATATAAGTCCTAATAAAATTATTGTTCCGACGTCCATAAAATTACCTTTCTAAAATATTATGAGTTATTGAATTGATTTGACTTTTAACACTAAATTATTTCGTTCCACCACTTCTACAATTGTTCCTGTTGGAATTAGAACATCCGCCTCTGCTTGCCAAATTGTTCCGAATAATTCTACTTTCCCACTCACGCCGTTTGGAACTATTTCCGCAATAACTTTTGCTTTTTGTCCGTTCACATTATCAAGTTCATCGTCGGAATCAAGTTTGCCTGTAATTTTCCCGCGAAAAATTCCCGTGGCTTTTTTCCGAAACAACACCAATGCGAGAACCGATGCAATGAGAAATACAAAAAGTTGCGAAGTGAACGATGGAAGCACATGCAACCACACCAACAATGCAGTAACCCACGCGCCAACGCCGAAAAAGATGATAACAAATCCCGGAAGCATCAGTTCGGTAAGAATAAAGAGTAAGCCAACGATGAACCAGACAAGTTCGGATGGATAGAGTTCAAACATAATTCATTCTTTCGTTATCAATTTTTTTCGGTGGCAAATGTATTAAATTTTTGTTGAATATTTTCAAGTGCTGAATTCATTCGAGAGGTTGCATCGAGGAAAGAGAATAATGCTGCAAACGTTTCTGTTTCACTTTGAGAAAGTAAAAGCGTAGTCCCACCTTCAAGTTGTTTGAAAATGTGTTCGAGTTCTTTTTTTCTTTGAGATAATTCGGTTGAAATAATTATTTCCGTAGACTTCAATAGTTTACGAATTGTATTTTTCAACTCTGAACGTTCAAAGAGTTTGAGTTCAATAGAATGGAGCCCTCTCGGATTTAGAACATTTGTTATAGTTTCTTGTTCCTCTGTTTTCTTTTCTTGAATTACGTTCTGTTGTTCTTCTTCAAACGTTGTTGGCATTTCAATTGCTGCATTGGAATATTCGTCGAATAATTTATTTGCTTCCTTCAGTTGCACTTTCGCAACAAATATTTTCGTTAGCGAATTTCGAAATGAGAAAGGAAACGTGTTACTGGCATTTCGCTCATTCATTACAACGTATTCAATATTCTCTTCTTCCAACATTCCTTTCAAATAGGCAAGTTCACTTTCATCACTTGTCTCTTTCCAAAACTGAAAATCACTTTCGTTTATTGTTTCTTCTTCGATTAACGATTCACCACACGACGAACACTCTTTATCGTTTCCATTTACGATTGCACCACAGTTTGAACAATACGTTTCTGTTTCATCCGTTACATTTCTCTTTTGCTCATCCTTTGCTATTTCACTTTCATCAAACACACAACCACACGTTGGACATTTTTTTTCATTCTCTAAAACTTCTCCTCCACAATCGGGGCATTTGAACAGATTTGAAAACGTTGTTCCACATTTCGGACAACTTGTTGCAGATTCTGCAATCGTTGCGCCACAATTAGAACATGTTACTTCTTCTTCGGCAAACGAAACTCCACACGTGTGACAGTTTGTATCTTTATCAGAAATTTCTGCACCACATTCCGAACAGTGAGCATATTCGTAATTCTTTTCTTCGGCTTTTCCTAATGTTGATTGTTCCTTTCCTTCAAAAAATCTTCCACAAACTGAACACTCGGTTTGCGTTTCTGAAATCATTGTTCCGCAATCAGGACAAGGAAATTTTTCTCCGTGAATTTCTTCATCCTCTGAAAGCGATACGCCACAATTTGGACAAATCGTATCAGACTCGGAAACTACTTTACAACATTCTGAACAAGTAATTTCAATTTCTTCGTATTCTCTTTGAGATTGT
This sequence is a window from Ignavibacteria bacterium. Protein-coding genes within it:
- a CDS encoding NfeD family protein, which produces MFELYPSELVWFIVGLLFILTELMLPGFVIIFFGVGAWVTALLVWLHVLPSFTSQLFVFLIASVLALVLFRKKATGIFRGKITGKLDSDDELDNVNGQKAKVIAEIVPNGVSGKVELFGTIWQAEADVLIPTGTIVEVVERNNLVLKVKSIQ
- a CDS encoding zinc-ribbon domain-containing protein, whose amino-acid sequence is MQVQSQREYEEIEITCSECCKVVSESDTICPNCGVSLSEDEEIHGEKFPCPDCGTMISETQTECSVCGRFFEGKEQSTLGKAEEKNYEYAHCSECGAEISDKDTNCHTCGVSFAEEEVTCSNCGATIAESATSCPKCGTTFSNLFKCPDCGGEVLENEKKCPTCGCVFDESEIAKDEQKRNVTDETETYCSNCGAIVNGNDKECSSCGESLIEEETINESDFQFWKETSDESELAYLKGMLEEENIEYVVMNERNASNTFPFSFRNSLTKIFVAKVQLKEANKLFDEYSNAAIEMPTTFEEEQQNVIQEKKTEEQETITNVLNPRGLHSIELKLFERSELKNTIRKLLKSTEIIISTELSQRKKELEHIFKQLEGGTTLLLSQSETETFAALFSFLDATSRMNSALENIQQKFNTFATEKN
- a CDS encoding paraslipin, coding for MDVGTIILLGLIFLAFIVVMKSGRVVPQKTIFIIERLGKYHETFDAGFHILIPFVDKVAYKHSLKEVAIDVPPQGCITKDNIQVEVDGILYFQIIDPVKASYGISNYAFASIQLAQTTLRSLIGKIELDKTFEEREKINAEVVTAVDHASVPWGLKVTRYEIKNIVPPSSIRDAMEKQMRAEREKRALIAESEGDKQAKINRAEGDKQEAIARSEGEKMKRINEAEGRGQEIERVANATAKGIREIASAINEQGGMNAVNLRIAEQYLNEFGKLAQKNNTMIIPSNLSDVAGIVASVGKIFSTMSEGKETEVGKK